The Delphinus delphis chromosome 2, mDelDel1.2, whole genome shotgun sequence genome contains a region encoding:
- the ANKRD34C gene encoding ankyrin repeat domain-containing protein 34C, whose product MMDDNTELRTDGNSLLKAVWLGRLRLTRLLLEGGAYINESNDKGETALMVACITKHVDQQSISKSKMVKYLLDNRADPNIQDKSGKTALIHACIRRAGGEVVSLLLENGADPSLEDRTGASALVYAINADDQDALKHLLDACKAKGKEVIIITTDKSSSGTKTTKQYLNVPPSPKEEDRQSPPRCASPSGVELKAPGLGSPPSEKEDDFFSLQSGHPGGCNTSKSPNDPGSLTRKVGNLKRARLPQLKRLQSEPWGLTAPSVLAASMRQDGSHGAGADSEVIKSISDMSFPKRGPLSRTNSTDGKDPSLFLTVTEQVLKIPASSAPASWKAAYEKSQPPHPRLARRGTLPIDQEKGGIGPSGPSALKDAASLKRLENDLYDLDLQPGADPPNSISLESGKGPVDWKKLNNSHLSLFQGSREALDAASCTSPSSARHRPPHLLERRGSGTLLLDRISQIRPGFLPPLNVNLNPPIPDIRSSSKPSSPLASGLKSMVPVAPSSPKRVDLRSKRKLLRRHSMQVEQMKQLSDFEEIMT is encoded by the coding sequence ATGATGGATGACAACACCGAATTAAGGACGGATGGAAACTCACTTTTAAAGGCCGTGTGGTTGGGGAGGCTCAGGCTGACCAGACTCCTCCTGGAAGGGGGTGCTTATATCAACGAAAGCAACGACAAAGGCGAAACGGCTCTCATGGTGGCATGTATCACCAAACACGTGGACCAGCAGAGCATCAGCAAGTCCAAGATGGTGAAGTATCTGCTGGACAACAGGGCAGACCCCAATATTCAGGATAAGTCGGGCAAGACCGCCCTCATCCATGCTTGCATCAGAAGAGCTGGGGGAGAAGTGGTCTCCTTGCTACTGGAGAATGGAGCAGACCCCAGCCTCGAGGACCGCACAGGGGCTTCAGCTCTGGTTTACGCAATAAATGCAGATGACCAGGATGCATTGAAACATCTCCTGGATGCCTGCAAAGCCAAAGGCAAGGAGGTGATTATTATAACAACGGATAAATCGTCTTCAGGCACCAAAACCACCAAACAGTATCTTAATGTCCCTCCTTCACCCAAAGAGGAAGACAGACAGTCACCTCCACGGTGTGCATCTCCCTCGGGTGTTGAACTGAAGGCTCCAGGCCTGGGCTCTCCACCCAGTGAGAAGGAAGATGACTTCTTTAGCCTCCAGTCAGGGCATCCAGGTGGTTGCAACACCTCCAAGTCTCCTAATGATCCTGGGTCACTCACTAGGAAGGTCGGGAACCTCAAAAGGGCCCGTTTGCCTCAACTGAAGAGGCTCCAATCTGAGCCCTGGGGCCTGACCGCGCCCTCCGTGTTGGCCGCCTCTATGCGCCAGGATGGGAGCCATGGCGCAGGTGCAGACAGCGAGGTCATCAAGAGCATCAGTGACATGTCCTTCCCCAAAAGGGGCCCCCTTTCCAGAACCAACAGCACTGATGGCAAAGACCCCAGCCTCTTCCTCACGGTCACGGAGCAGGTTCTGAAGATCCCAGCCTCTTCGGCACCAGCCTCGTGGAAGGCAGCCTACGAGAAAAGTCAGCCTCCCCACCCACGTCTGGCCAGAAGAGGAACTCTCCCTATTGACCAAGAGAAGGGTGGCATTGGCCCGTCAGGCCCCTCTGCTCTCAAAGATGCAGCGTCCCTCAAACGGCTGGAAAATGACCTCTACGATTTAGATTTACAGCCAGGGGCCGATCCGCCCAACTCCATCTCCCTTGAATCAGGCAAAGGACCCGTAGATTGGAAGAAGCTCAACAACTCCCACTTGTCTCTCTTCCAGGGCTCCAGGGAGGCCCTGGATGCTGCGTCCTGCACATCTCCCAGCTCAGCGCGCCACAGGCCACCCCATCTTCTAGAAAGACGGGGTTCCGGAACTCTGCTACTAGACCGAATTTCCCAGATCAGGCCTGGCTTCCTTCCGCCTTTAAATGTAAATCTGAACCCACCTATCCCGGATATTAGATCGAGCAGCAAACCTTCCTCTCCACTTGCTAGTGGCTTAAAATCCATGGTACCTGTTGCTCCAAGTTCACCAAAGAGAGTTGACTTGAGAAGTAAAAGGAAGCTCCTCAGAAGGCATTCTATGCAAGTTGAACAGATGAAGCAGCTGTCTGACTTTGAAGAAATCATGACCTAG